One Cystobacter fuscus DSM 2262 DNA segment encodes these proteins:
- the mxcG gene encoding myxochelin non-ribosomal peptide synthetase MxcG: protein MSDTQKVILPLSAAQHGIWSGQQFDLQSAVYNAGECIEIQGPVDAALFEAAVRQTVGEAEALHMRFVPGAEGPVQVADLSSDWELHRIDLRGARDPWAAALEWMWADLSRPVDLRQGPLFTQALFQAAPERFFWFQRVHHIAMDGFGFSLLARRVADLYTAKVSGRPVPEGFRRLGPVVEEDAAYRNGPQYALDRAFWMERLADRPTPVTLARPEPMSPRFVRQTRHLDKGEAERLQEAARKEGLGWPDLVLAATAAWMHQKTGAPEVVLGLPVMSRLGSAALRVPCMAMNIVPLRVPVRPEQGLFELARGVAAEMRAIRPHLRYRYEQLRRDLKMVGGQRRLFGPVVNIMPFDYGLRFAGMPGIAHNISAGPVEDLSIGVYARADGGGPRIDFDANPACYGADELEAHQRDFLQVLATLSAAPQQPLAQLLSLASSTHAGHGPESTEAASATSALIAGEPLPCAPRPVLELLAERAREQPDAVAVEHGPYRMSYRELLAASRALGERLVAEGARPDAPVAVMVPRSIDAIVASLGVLFAGAGYLPLDPFGPSARTLGILEDAAPALIVTTAKTPEAKAEPQPPGGLAVRRNEKPSREPSPSTPRSEEERLAYVIYTSGSTGQPNGVQITRGALAHFVAGATARYGVRREDRVLQFAPLHFDASVEEIFLTLCAGARLVLRTDEMLQSVPRLLDACTAAGITVLDLPTAFWHELAYSVSTGGLALPSSVRTVIIGGEAALPERVARWRTAVGPRVQLLNTYGPTEATVVATVATLSGPQAEGDSDEVPIGRPLPGVSAALLDKNGRPAAPGTEGELYLLGGGLARGYLGRPELDAARFTVLGQLPGRPRAYRTGDTARLREDGQLVFVGRVDDEFKISGHRIDPTEIETVLLGLLGVKDAAVVGQILPGGTRRLCAHVVATSPAPTAAELRRHLLGALPAPMVPGAFVFSERLPRTSNGKVDRAELRRKMATEGSTPVADAATDLEREILAIWEQVLGVSGVTAQDDFFELGGQSLQSIQVANRLGVALGREVPVATVFRHPTAAGLAQALEHGAGTQVQAGGLTAAMLADAELPEEIVPSTLAHDKNPVSQAPPRQVLLTGATGFVGAHLLDQLMRQTHARIVCLVRARDEAQAMERIRTALVGQGLATDGLAERVLALPADLSQPWLGLGATRFHGLAAECDVVYHNAAVVSVVREYGSLKAVNVGGTRELLRLAAAVRPKPLHYVSTLAVAPPSNLQPEVPEDFVPAHPGLLDGYQRSKWIAERLVQQAGERGLPVAVYRLGRVVGASSTGIVNPQDLVWRILLAGIPAGVLPQMDVHETWTPVDYVARAIVRLSLVSRSGPVFNLAPHPDVRLSDVFQWVRAYGYRVDTCPLPEWRERLARRADSADNSATMAFFDLRAGSADATFGLGRIRCEQLTRSLTESGVSCPSPDRALMDRYLNDCVARGLLPRP, encoded by the coding sequence ATGAGTGACACCCAGAAGGTCATCCTGCCGCTGTCCGCGGCCCAGCACGGAATCTGGTCGGGCCAGCAGTTCGACCTCCAGAGCGCCGTGTACAACGCGGGCGAGTGCATCGAGATCCAGGGACCCGTGGACGCGGCCCTCTTCGAGGCCGCGGTGCGCCAGACGGTGGGGGAGGCCGAGGCCCTGCACATGCGCTTCGTGCCCGGCGCCGAGGGGCCCGTCCAGGTGGCCGACCTGTCCTCGGACTGGGAGCTGCACCGGATCGATCTGCGCGGCGCCCGGGATCCCTGGGCGGCGGCGCTCGAGTGGATGTGGGCCGACCTCTCCCGGCCGGTGGATCTCCGCCAGGGTCCGCTCTTCACCCAAGCGCTCTTCCAGGCCGCGCCCGAGCGCTTCTTCTGGTTCCAGCGCGTCCACCACATCGCCATGGATGGCTTCGGCTTCTCGTTGCTCGCGCGGCGGGTGGCCGACCTGTACACCGCGAAGGTGTCGGGACGTCCCGTCCCCGAGGGCTTCCGCCGCCTGGGTCCGGTGGTGGAGGAGGACGCCGCCTATCGCAACGGGCCGCAGTACGCGCTCGACCGGGCCTTCTGGATGGAGCGCCTGGCCGATCGGCCCACGCCGGTGACCCTGGCCCGGCCCGAGCCCATGTCGCCCCGCTTCGTCCGCCAGACGCGTCACCTGGACAAGGGTGAGGCGGAGCGGCTCCAGGAGGCGGCGCGCAAGGAGGGCCTGGGTTGGCCGGACTTGGTGCTCGCCGCCACGGCGGCCTGGATGCACCAGAAGACGGGAGCGCCGGAGGTGGTGCTCGGCCTGCCGGTGATGTCTCGGCTCGGCTCCGCCGCGCTGCGCGTGCCGTGCATGGCGATGAACATCGTGCCACTGCGCGTCCCCGTGAGGCCGGAGCAGGGACTGTTCGAGCTGGCCCGGGGCGTGGCGGCGGAGATGCGCGCCATCCGGCCCCACCTGCGCTACCGCTACGAGCAACTGCGCCGGGACCTGAAGATGGTGGGCGGACAGCGCCGGCTGTTCGGCCCGGTGGTCAACATCATGCCGTTCGACTACGGCCTGCGCTTCGCGGGCATGCCGGGGATCGCGCACAACATCTCCGCCGGCCCCGTGGAGGATCTGTCCATTGGAGTGTACGCCCGCGCCGATGGCGGTGGGCCACGGATCGACTTCGACGCCAACCCCGCCTGCTACGGCGCCGACGAGCTGGAGGCCCACCAGCGCGACTTCCTCCAGGTGCTGGCCACGCTGAGCGCGGCGCCCCAACAGCCCCTCGCCCAACTCCTCTCCCTCGCCTCGTCCACGCACGCGGGCCACGGTCCGGAGAGCACGGAGGCCGCCTCCGCAACGTCCGCCCTCATCGCGGGCGAGCCGCTGCCGTGCGCCCCGCGCCCGGTGTTGGAGCTGCTCGCCGAGCGCGCCCGTGAGCAACCGGACGCGGTGGCGGTGGAGCACGGGCCGTACCGCATGAGCTACCGCGAGCTGCTCGCGGCGTCCCGGGCCCTCGGAGAGCGGCTCGTCGCGGAAGGGGCGCGGCCGGACGCCCCGGTGGCGGTGATGGTGCCCCGGAGCATCGACGCGATCGTGGCGAGCCTGGGCGTGCTGTTCGCCGGCGCGGGTTATCTGCCGCTCGATCCCTTCGGGCCGTCGGCCCGGACGCTCGGAATCCTCGAGGACGCCGCGCCCGCGCTGATCGTCACCACCGCCAAGACCCCGGAGGCCAAGGCCGAGCCACAGCCTCCAGGCGGTCTGGCCGTGCGGCGCAACGAGAAGCCCTCGCGCGAGCCGTCCCCGTCCACGCCCCGGAGCGAGGAGGAGCGCCTCGCGTATGTCATCTACACCTCGGGCTCGACGGGACAGCCCAACGGAGTGCAGATCACCCGGGGCGCGCTGGCCCACTTCGTGGCGGGAGCGACCGCGCGCTACGGCGTGCGCCGCGAGGACCGGGTGCTGCAATTCGCCCCGCTGCACTTCGACGCCAGCGTGGAGGAGATCTTCCTGACCCTGTGCGCCGGCGCGAGGCTGGTGCTGCGCACCGACGAGATGCTCCAGTCCGTGCCCCGGCTGCTCGACGCCTGCACCGCCGCCGGCATCACCGTGTTGGATCTGCCCACGGCGTTCTGGCACGAGCTGGCCTACAGCGTCTCCACGGGCGGGCTCGCGCTGCCGTCCTCCGTGCGCACGGTCATCATCGGCGGAGAGGCCGCGCTGCCCGAGCGGGTCGCCCGCTGGCGCACCGCCGTGGGGCCCAGGGTGCAACTGCTCAACACCTATGGCCCCACCGAGGCCACCGTGGTGGCCACCGTCGCCACGCTCAGCGGCCCCCAGGCGGAAGGCGACTCCGACGAAGTGCCCATCGGCCGCCCGCTGCCGGGAGTGAGCGCGGCGCTCCTCGACAAGAATGGGCGGCCCGCCGCTCCGGGCACCGAGGGCGAGCTGTACCTGCTGGGAGGCGGCCTCGCGCGCGGCTACCTGGGACGCCCGGAGCTGGACGCGGCGCGCTTCACGGTGCTCGGACAACTGCCCGGCCGTCCGCGAGCCTACCGCACCGGTGACACGGCCCGGCTGCGCGAGGACGGACAGTTGGTGTTCGTCGGCCGCGTGGATGACGAGTTCAAGATCAGCGGACACCGGATCGACCCGACCGAGATCGAAACCGTGCTGCTCGGCCTGCTGGGGGTGAAGGACGCGGCGGTGGTCGGCCAGATTTTGCCGGGAGGCACGCGGCGGCTGTGCGCGCACGTCGTCGCCACCTCGCCCGCGCCCACGGCGGCGGAGCTGCGCCGTCATCTGCTGGGGGCCCTGCCCGCGCCCATGGTGCCAGGGGCCTTCGTCTTCTCCGAGCGGCTGCCGCGCACCTCGAATGGCAAGGTGGACCGCGCCGAGCTGCGCCGGAAGATGGCCACCGAGGGAAGCACGCCGGTCGCCGACGCGGCCACCGACCTGGAGCGCGAGATCCTCGCCATCTGGGAGCAGGTGCTGGGCGTGAGCGGGGTGACGGCCCAGGACGACTTCTTCGAGCTGGGCGGACAATCGCTGCAGAGCATCCAGGTGGCCAACCGGCTCGGCGTGGCCCTGGGTCGCGAGGTGCCCGTCGCCACGGTGTTCCGCCATCCGACCGCCGCGGGACTGGCCCAGGCGCTGGAGCACGGCGCGGGCACCCAGGTCCAGGCCGGTGGCCTCACCGCCGCCATGCTCGCCGACGCCGAGCTGCCCGAGGAGATCGTCCCCAGCACGCTCGCCCATGACAAGAACCCCGTGTCCCAGGCGCCGCCGCGGCAGGTGCTGCTGACGGGCGCCACCGGCTTCGTGGGCGCGCACCTGCTCGACCAGTTGATGCGCCAGACGCACGCGCGGATCGTCTGCCTGGTCCGCGCCCGGGACGAGGCCCAGGCGATGGAGCGCATCCGCACGGCGCTGGTGGGCCAGGGGCTCGCCACCGACGGCCTCGCCGAGCGGGTGCTCGCGCTGCCGGCGGACCTGAGCCAGCCCTGGCTGGGACTGGGCGCCACGCGCTTCCACGGACTGGCCGCCGAGTGCGACGTCGTCTACCACAACGCCGCGGTGGTCAGCGTCGTGCGCGAGTACGGCAGCCTGAAGGCGGTGAACGTGGGCGGCACGCGCGAGCTGTTGCGGCTGGCCGCCGCCGTGCGGCCCAAGCCCCTGCACTACGTCTCGACGCTCGCGGTGGCGCCCCCGTCGAACCTCCAGCCCGAGGTCCCCGAGGACTTCGTCCCCGCCCACCCGGGGCTGCTCGACGGCTACCAGCGCAGCAAGTGGATCGCCGAGAGACTCGTGCAGCAGGCCGGCGAGCGCGGTCTGCCGGTGGCCGTCTACCGCCTGGGCCGCGTGGTGGGCGCGTCCAGCACGGGCATCGTCAATCCGCAGGACCTGGTCTGGCGCATCCTGCTGGCCGGCATCCCCGCGGGCGTGCTTCCCCAGATGGACGTCCACGAGACGTGGACCCCGGTGGACTACGTGGCGCGCGCCATCGTGCGCCTGTCCCTGGTGTCCCGGAGCGGGCCGGTGTTCAACCTCGCCCCCCACCCGGACGTGCGCTTGAGCGACGTGTTCCAGTGGGTGCGCGCGTACGGCTACCGGGTGGACACGTGCCCTCTTCCCGAGTGGAGGGAGCGCCTCGCCCGGCGCGCGGACAGCGCGGACAACAGCGCCACGATGGCGTTCTTCGATCTGCGCGCGGGCTCAGCGGATGCCACCTTCGGACTGGGACGCATCCGTTGCGAACAGTTGACCCGAAGCCTCACCGAGAGCGGTGTCTCCTGCCCTTCCCCCGACCGTGCCCTGATGGACCGCTATCTGAATGACTGCGTGGCACGGGGACTGCTGCCACGACCATGA
- a CDS encoding isochorismatase family protein has protein sequence MALPAIAPYTMPGAAELPQNKVSWTPDPKRAVLLIHDMQNHFVKAFTAGQSPVTELVANIQRLRQHCAALGIPVVYSAQPGGQSIEQRGLLLDFWGMGIAAEPGPEQIIDALKPAEGDIHLTKWRYSAFRRTGLMDLLKEKGRDQLIITGIYAHIGCLQTASDGFMSEIQPFLVADALGDFSREQHLMALNYAAKLCAVTTVTDRVIEMLGPVGEGAFTPQSVREEVAELLVQPPSELGEDENLLDRGLDSIRIMSLVERWRRKGAEITFVELAERPTLTDWYALLTSGSRSPESVTTH, from the coding sequence ATGGCCCTTCCCGCCATTGCCCCCTACACCATGCCCGGCGCGGCCGAGCTGCCCCAGAACAAGGTGTCGTGGACGCCCGATCCCAAGCGCGCGGTGCTGTTGATCCACGACATGCAGAACCACTTCGTGAAGGCCTTCACGGCCGGCCAGTCGCCGGTGACGGAGCTGGTGGCGAACATCCAGCGGCTGCGCCAGCACTGCGCCGCGCTGGGCATCCCCGTGGTGTATTCCGCCCAGCCCGGCGGGCAGAGCATCGAGCAGCGCGGCCTGCTGCTGGACTTCTGGGGCATGGGCATCGCCGCCGAGCCGGGTCCGGAGCAGATCATCGACGCGCTGAAGCCCGCCGAGGGCGACATCCACCTCACCAAGTGGCGCTACAGCGCGTTCCGCAGGACGGGGCTGATGGACCTGCTGAAGGAGAAGGGCCGCGATCAGCTCATCATCACCGGCATCTACGCCCACATCGGCTGCCTGCAGACGGCGAGCGATGGCTTCATGAGCGAGATCCAGCCGTTCCTCGTCGCCGATGCCCTCGGGGACTTCTCCCGCGAGCAGCACCTGATGGCGCTGAACTACGCGGCGAAGCTGTGCGCCGTCACCACCGTCACCGACCGGGTCATCGAGATGCTGGGGCCGGTGGGCGAGGGGGCGTTCACCCCCCAGAGCGTCCGCGAGGAGGTCGCCGAGCTGTTGGTCCAACCGCCCTCGGAGCTCGGTGAAGACGAGAACCTGCTCGACCGGGGACTCGACTCCATCCGCATCATGAGCCTGGTGGAGCGCTGGAGGCGCAAGGGCGCGGAGATCACCTTCGTGGAGCTGGCCGAGCGTCCGACGCTGACCGACTGGTACGCGCTGCTGACCTCGGGTTCGCGCTCGCCCGAGTCCGTGACGACGCACTGA